Proteins from one Lepidochelys kempii isolate rLepKem1 chromosome 6, rLepKem1.hap2, whole genome shotgun sequence genomic window:
- the SIVA1 gene encoding apoptosis regulatory protein Siva, with amino-acid sequence MPKRSCPFGDTAPLQLKTRVGLRELSRGALGEKYRRELFEKTKELLFRGAQAYMDSMWKGNAAGTCTVPCFPEPLKDTQETCTKYSWNGQMLIGQDGKLLRHSQAMEKTPPVGVSKACSSCIRTVDIKEACTQCDRFVCQNCSKLCKCCNAVACSLCSIIDYSDTGEQVLCNGCSMFEA; translated from the exons ATGCCGAAGCGCTCCTGCCCCTTCGGGGACACGGCCCCGCTGCAGCTGAAAACCCGCGTGGGGCTGCGGGAGCTGAGCCGCGGCGCCCTGGGCGAGAAGTACCGGCGGGAGCTCTTCG AAAAGACCAAGGAGCTACTCTTCCGAGGCGCCCAGGCCTACATGGATAGCATGTGGAAGGGCAACGCAGCAGGGACCTGCACAGTCCCCTGCTTTCCAGAGCCACTTAAAGATACACAGGAAACTTGTACTAAGTACAGTTGGAATGGACAAATGCTCATTGGGCAAGATGGAAAACTACTGAGGCATTCCCAAGCAATGGAAAAGA CTCCACCAGTCGGAGTTTCCAAAGCCTGTTCCTCCTGCATAAGAACTGTTGATATCAAAGAAGCTTGCACACAGTGTGATCGTTTTGTATGCCAGAATTGCAGCAAACTCTGCAAGTGCTGTAATGCTGTTGCCTGTTCCTTGTGTTCGATTATCGA TTACAGTGATACTGGCGAGCAAGTTCTCTGCAATGGCTGTTCAATGTTTGAAGCCTGA
- the ADSS1 gene encoding adenylosuccinate synthetase isozyme 1 isoform X2, producing the protein MFPTLEIDTEGQLKKLKGYAEKIRPMVRDGVYFMYEALHGSPKKILIEGANAALLDIDFGTYPFVTSSNCTVGGVCTGLGVPPQNIGEVYGVVKAYTTRVGIGAFPTEQINEIGDLLQSRGHEWGVTTGRKRRCGWLDLVILRYAHMINGFTALALTKLDILDVLDEIKIGVAYKLSGKRIPYFPANQEILQKVEVEYETMPGWKTDTTGARKWEDLPPKAQNYIRCVENHVGVPVKWVGVGKSRESVIQLF; encoded by the exons ATGTTTCCCACTTTGGAAATAGACACAGAAGGGCAACTGAAAAAACTAAAG GGATACGCTGAAAAAATAAGACCAATGGTCCGAGATGGTGTTTATTTTATGTATGAAGCTCTTCACGGCTCCCCAAAGAAAATTCTTATTGAAGGTGCCAATGCAGCACTACTTGACATTGACTTTG gCACGTACCCATTTGTGACATCATCAAACTGTACTGTGGGTGGTGTATGCACTGGACTTGGTGTTCCTCCTCAGAACATTGGTGAAGTATATGGTGTGGTGAAGGCATACACTACTAGAGTGGGAATTGGAGCCTTTCCCACTGAGCAGATAAAC GAAATTGGAGACCTCTTGCAGTCCCGAGGCCATGAATGGGGAGTAACCACAGGCCGGAAAAGGCGCTGTGGCTGGTTAGACCTTGTCATTTTGAGATACGCTCACATGATCAATGGATTCACCGC TCTGGCATTAACAAAACTGGATATTCTGGATGTCCTTGATGAGATTAAAATCGGTGTTGCTTACAAACTGTCTGGAAAAAGAATTCCATATTTTCcag CTAATCAGGAGATACTGCAGAAGGTGGAAGTAGAGTATGAAACAATGCCTGGGTGGAAGACTGACACGACTGGGGCGAGGAAATGGGAGGATCTCCCACCCAAGGCACAAAATTATATTCGATGTGTGGAAAACCATGTTGGAGTGCCAG TAAAATGGGTTGGAGTTGGAAAATCAAGAGAGTCAGTGATCCAgctattttaa